The genomic window CCGTCACGGGAGGTCACGGCGCGGCGGGCGGACCCTACGATTGAGGCCCACCCGCCGCCCGCGCCGCGCAGGAGACTCGCATGCCCCAGGACCACGAGCCGCCCGAGTCCCCGCCCGGCGACCCCCGGAAGCGCGATCCCGACGAGCGGGACGCCCGGGAGCGGGACTCCGACGAGCGGGACCCCCACGAGCGCGACCCCCGGAAGGGGGATCCCGACGAGCAGGGCCCCGCGATGCAGGATCCCGGGCCGCGCGATCTGCTGCGCAGCCGGCTGGGGCTGCGGCCGCGGGGGGACGCGGTGGTGCTCGTGGGATCCCTGGGCGTGCTCTCCGCCGTGAGTCCCATGGCCACGGACATGTACCTGGCCTCCATGCCGGAGATGGCGCAGTGGTTCGGCGCCCCGGCCAGCGTGATCCAGCTGAGCCTGACCGCCTACATGGTCGGGATGGCCCTCGGGCAGTTCCTGCTGGGGCCGCTCTCGGACGTCCTCGGGCGCCGTCGGCTGGTGCTCGGGGGAAACCTGGTGTTCCTCTTGAGCTCCGCGGCGATCATCGTGGCCCCGCACATCGGGCTCGTGCTTGGGCTGCGGCTGCTGCAGGGCGCCGCCGGGGCCGCCGGGGTGGTGATCGCGCGCGCCGTGGTCTCGGACATCGCCCGCGGGCACCGGGCCGCGCAGCTGTACTCCGTGCTGTCCCTCATCACGTCCCTCGCGCCCGTGGTGGCACCGCTCGCGGGCGGGGTGATCGCCACCGTGGCGGACTGGCGCACGGCGTTCGCGGTGCTCACCGTCTTCGGCGCCGTGATGCTCGGGTGCTCGCTGCTCGTGATCCCCGAGACCCTGCCGCCCGAGGCCCGCTCGCGGGGCGGCATCGGGCGCATCCTCCGCAACGCCCGCGCGGTGCTCGGGGACCGGCGGTTCACGCTG from Kocuria rhizophila DC2201 includes these protein-coding regions:
- a CDS encoding multidrug effflux MFS transporter, coding for MPQDHEPPESPPGDPRKRDPDERDARERDSDERDPHERDPRKGDPDEQGPAMQDPGPRDLLRSRLGLRPRGDAVVLVGSLGVLSAVSPMATDMYLASMPEMAQWFGAPASVIQLSLTAYMVGMALGQFLLGPLSDVLGRRRLVLGGNLVFLLSSAAIIVAPHIGLVLGLRLLQGAAGAAGVVIARAVVSDIARGHRAAQLYSVLSLITSLAPVVAPLAGGVIATVADWRTAFAVLTVFGAVMLGCSLLVIPETLPPEARSRGGIGRILRNARAVLGDRRFTLHALSFAFAFGALFSYISASPFVIQDVLGFSALGYSVVFALNACGSIATGVVNTRIVGSRAPESLLLAGVTGLAATSVLNLVLALLGVVGPATLVLIFLSQSCMGFVLGNAVALAQRRAQARGLAGTGAAVVGTAQFVMAGVVTPLTGLAGESTAVPMLACMASCAVVSVALVLAARR